From the genome of Leptolyngbya iicbica LK, one region includes:
- a CDS encoding Bax inhibitor-1/YccA family protein produces the protein MITVAQALPSDRAAFIRRTYTHLAGAVLAFIAVECVLFITGIAGAITNLLAGSRFIWLAILGGFAILGWFARSMIARAKSGEQAYLGLGIYVVAEALIFAPILYIAAVYAGDDVIPIAAGLTLLLFGGLTAIAFTTRQDFSFLRGFLTIGGFVALGLILFSVLFGFTLGLIFSGAMVIFASAAILYDTSKVMHHYSTDQHVAASLELFASVALLFWYVLQIVMSLRR, from the coding sequence ATGATCACTGTTGCCCAAGCGCTGCCGAGCGATCGCGCCGCCTTTATTCGCCGCACCTACACCCATTTGGCGGGGGCCGTGCTCGCATTTATCGCGGTGGAATGTGTCTTGTTTATCACCGGCATCGCGGGAGCCATCACGAATCTCCTGGCAGGCAGTCGGTTCATCTGGCTCGCTATCTTAGGCGGCTTTGCCATTTTGGGCTGGTTTGCTCGCAGCATGATTGCGCGGGCCAAGTCTGGCGAACAAGCCTATCTGGGCTTGGGAATATACGTGGTCGCCGAGGCACTGATTTTTGCCCCCATTCTCTACATTGCGGCGGTTTACGCTGGGGATGATGTGATTCCCATTGCGGCGGGGCTGACGCTGTTACTCTTTGGGGGCTTGACCGCGATCGCCTTCACCACCCGTCAAGATTTTTCCTTCCTTCGGGGATTCCTCACCATCGGCGGCTTTGTGGCATTGGGGTTAATTCTCTTTAGTGTGCTGTTCGGCTTTACCTTGGGCCTGATCTTTTCTGGCGCGATGGTCATTTTCGCGTCAGCGGCCATTTTGTATGACACCTCCAAAGTCATGCACCACTATTCCACCGACCAGCATGTCGCCGCGTCGTTAGAGCTGTTCGCCTCGGTGGCGCTGCTGTTTTGGTACGTGTTGCAGATTGTGATGTCCCTACGCCGTTAA
- a CDS encoding photosystem II manganese-stabilizing polypeptide — protein sequence MRYRALIVAFLAVCLGFLTACSDGPVATADVPLTYDEIRNTGLANKCPQLSETARGTIPVSASQSYQIAGLCLEPTSFFIKEEPTNSRREAEFIPGKSLTRYTSSLDQVRGDLVLEDDGSLTFLEKDGIDFQAITVQLPGGEQEPFLFTVKGLVARSQSDLNAVTTYTDFEGDYRVPSYRTSNFLDPKGRGLATGYDTAVALPARGDEDLIRENTKAFDVLEGHISLMVSKVDPETGEIGGTFEAIQPSDTDMGTAEPVDVKIQGIFYGYLEETTEEA from the coding sequence ATGAGGTATCGCGCGCTCATTGTGGCTTTCCTGGCTGTTTGCCTGGGCTTTTTAACCGCTTGCAGTGATGGCCCCGTCGCCACCGCTGACGTTCCCCTAACCTATGACGAGATTCGCAACACTGGGTTGGCAAACAAGTGCCCTCAGCTCTCTGAGACCGCGAGAGGTACCATCCCAGTTAGCGCTAGCCAGTCTTACCAAATTGCTGGTCTATGCCTAGAACCGACTAGCTTTTTCATTAAAGAAGAGCCCACCAATAGCCGCCGCGAAGCGGAATTCATTCCGGGTAAATCCCTAACTCGTTACACCTCGTCCCTTGACCAAGTCCGTGGCGATCTGGTGCTAGAAGATGATGGCAGCCTAACGTTTTTAGAAAAAGACGGTATCGACTTCCAGGCCATCACAGTACAACTCCCCGGTGGTGAGCAAGAGCCCTTCTTATTCACCGTCAAAGGATTAGTCGCTCGCTCTCAAAGCGATCTCAATGCAGTCACTACCTACACTGACTTCGAAGGTGATTACCGGGTGCCTTCTTATCGGACATCTAACTTCCTCGACCCCAAAGGACGCGGTTTGGCAACAGGCTATGACACCGCTGTCGCACTGCCAGCCCGTGGCGATGAAGACTTAATTCGGGAAAATACGAAAGCTTTTGACGTGTTGGAAGGTCACATTTCGCTAATGGTTTCTAAAGTTGATCCAGAAACCGGCGAAATTGGGGGCACGTTTGAAGCGATCCAACCTTCTGACACTGATATGGGCACCGCAGAGCCCGTAGACGTCAAAATTCAAGGCATTTTCTACGGCTATTTAGAAGAAACCACGGAAG